The Arachis hypogaea cultivar Tifrunner chromosome 14, arahy.Tifrunner.gnm2.J5K5, whole genome shotgun sequence genome has a segment encoding these proteins:
- the LOC112743180 gene encoding signal peptide peptidase-like 2 has protein sequence MKNSIRGCISCILPCGALDVIRIVHSNGRIEELTTRTINVADVMRAHPNHILKKYSPSNLLIVPPHADLYRGNIYFLVPLPPPPNQHAAVVDQQVSTSTHTSTSSQTVLLSCAFLYGIFWVFVSKWWFHESVMIVVARGNRSGEDGIPMLLSIIGFGDIILSGLLVAFSLRYDWLAKRNLRSGYFVWAMSAYGLGLLLTYVALNLMDGHGQPALLYIVPFTLGTFLLLEKKRGELNLLWIRGEPEMPCPHNQESQQ, from the exons ATGAAGAATAGCATAAGGGGATGCATATCATGTATCCTACCATGCGGGGCATTGGACGTGATACGTATAGTTCACTCCAATGGCAGAATTGAAGAGCTCACTACTCGCACCATCAACGTTGCTGACGTCATGAGAGCTCATCCTAACCATATCCTCAAGAAATATTCTCCCTCCAACCTTCTCATCGTTCCTCCCCACGCTGACCTCTATCGCGGCAATATCTACTTCCTCGTTCCCCTTCCTCCCCCTCCCAATCAACACGCTGCAGTAGTAGATCAGCAGGTCTCCACCTCCACTCACACAAGCACCAGCAGCC aaactgTTCTTCTTAGTTGCGCCTTTCTATATGGCATCTTCTGGGTATTTGTCTCTAAGTGGTGGTTCCATGAGAGCGTAATGATAGTG GTAGCTCGAGGCAATAGGAGTGGAGAAGATGGTATCCCCATGCTGCTTAGCATAATTGGTTTTGGGGACATAATCTTATCGGGGCTTCTAGTCGCATTTTCACTAAG GTATGATTGGTTGGCAAAGAGGAACCTTCGGTCTGGATACTTCGTGTGGGCAATGAGTGCTTACGGTTTAG GTCTCCTTCTAACATATGTTGCTTTGAACTTGATGGATGGGCATGGTCAACCAGCATTGCTTTATATCGTCCCGTTTACTCTTG GCACATTTTTGTTATTGGAAAAGAAGAGAGGTGAACTCAATCTTTTATGGATAAGAGGGGAACCAGAAATGCCTTGCCCTCATAACCAAGAGTCTCAACAATGA